From the genome of Oncorhynchus tshawytscha isolate Ot180627B linkage group LG31, Otsh_v2.0, whole genome shotgun sequence, one region includes:
- the LOC112229672 gene encoding thioredoxin-like protein 4A isoform X1, giving the protein MSYMLPHLHNGWQVDQAILSEEDRALVIRFEAHWLELKLLGGWLTWGKMNKHIMIDLGTGNNNKINWTMEDKQEMIDIVETVYRGARKGRGLVVSPKDYSTKYRY; this is encoded by the exons ATGTCGTACATGCTGCCGCATCTCCACAACGGCTGGCAGGTCGACCAAGCCATTCTATCCGAGGAGGACAGAGCCCTGGTCATTAGGtttgaagctcattggctagaactcaaATTGCTGGGGGGCTGGCTCACGTGGGGTAAAAT GAACAAGCACATCATGATAGATCTGGGGACTGgtaacaacaacaagatcaactgGACCATGGAGGACAAGCAGGAGATGATTGACATTGTTGAGACCGTTTACCGAGGGGCGAGAAAAGGACGAGGTCTGGTCGTATCTCCTAAGGACTACTCCACAAAATACAGATACTGA
- the LOC112229674 gene encoding heat shock factor-binding protein 1-like protein 1 — translation MTESNSKAAKELTEIMEATMQNLHSKFQSMSDQIVSKMDDMGTRIDDLEKNVADLMTQAGMDEQQTPK, via the exons ATGACGGAATCCAACTCAAAAGCTGCAAAAGAATTGACAGAAATT ATGGAAGCGACTATGCAGAATCTTCACAGTAAATTTCAAAGCATGTCTGACCAGATTGTTTCAAAAA TGGATGACATGGGGACTCGAATTGATGACCTGGAGAAGAATGTTGCCGACCTCATGACCCAGGCTGGTATGGATGAGCAGCAGACTCCTAAGTGA
- the LOC112229672 gene encoding thioredoxin-like protein 4A isoform X2 — protein MSYMLPHLHNGWQVDQAILSEEDRALVIRNKHIMIDLGTGNNNKINWTMEDKQEMIDIVETVYRGARKGRGLVVSPKDYSTKYRY, from the exons ATGTCGTACATGCTGCCGCATCTCCACAACGGCTGGCAGGTCGACCAAGCCATTCTATCCGAGGAGGACAGAGCCCTGGTCATTAG GAACAAGCACATCATGATAGATCTGGGGACTGgtaacaacaacaagatcaactgGACCATGGAGGACAAGCAGGAGATGATTGACATTGTTGAGACCGTTTACCGAGGGGCGAGAAAAGGACGAGGTCTGGTCGTATCTCCTAAGGACTACTCCACAAAATACAGATACTGA